A stretch of Bombus huntii isolate Logan2020A chromosome 7, iyBomHunt1.1, whole genome shotgun sequence DNA encodes these proteins:
- the LOC126868039 gene encoding histone H2A gives MSGRGKGGKAKGKAKTRSSRAGLQFPVGRIHRLLRKGNYAERVGAGAPVYLAAVMEYLAAEVLELAGNAARDNKKTRIIPRHLQLAIRNDEELNKLLSGVTIAQGGVLPNIQAVLLPKKTGTGGSGKGDKTSQEY, from the exons ATGTCAGGACGCGGTAAAGGTG GAAAGGCTAAGGGAAAGGCGAAGACCCGCAGTAGTAGGGCAGGGCTGCAGTTCCCTGTCGGAAGAATCCATCGTCTTTtaagaaaaggaaattatGCGGAACGAGTAGGAGCTGGAGCGCCTGTTTATTTGGCCGCTGTGATGGAATATTTGGCGGCTGAAGTACTCGAGTTAGCCGGGAACGCCGCAAGAGACAACAAGAAGACGAG GATAATTCCACGTCACTTACAATTAGCTATTCGCAATGacgaagaattaaataaactgCTCTCGGGTGTAACAATCGCTCAAGGTGGTGTCCTGCCTAACATTCAAGCGGTGCTTCTGCCGAAGAAAACCGGTACTGGTGGATCTGGAAAGGGAGACAAAACATCCCAGgaatattaa
- the LOC126868030 gene encoding UBX domain-containing protein 1 isoform X1 has protein sequence MSSSDINMLVDMGFSISKAEKALEITGNKGVVPAMEWLLAHSNDAEPSPDPPTAESATLSNLQTSIHEDTADASGQVSTTEVAKSMKCDICGKLFKSNLEVEFHATKSGHDRFSESTEEKKPLTEEEKKEQLRILTEKLKQKNKEREEQEKKDAQEREKNRIRSGKEMAQARRKLEELEMRKLLEERKREKEEEKLARQKVKEQIEADKAARRAKANAKRALTESPPTPSSSTSTYRKEYNDTRLQIRLTNGQTLTQSFGSKEKLSAVRLFIEINRTDPSGPFNLMTAFPKKIFMEDDYEAPLNALGMVEFIICNTILLVCNSIVLRSSELAMIFL, from the exons ATGTCGTCGAGTGATATAAATATGTTAGTCGATATGGGCTTTAGCATATCTAAAGC AGAAAaagctttagaaattactGGAAACAAAGGTGTTGTTCCGGCAATGGAATG gcTCTTGGCTCATTCAAATGATGCTGAACCATCACCTGACCCACCTACTGCTGAAAGTGCAACGCTGTCTAATCTTCAAACATCAATCCATGAAGATACTGCCGATGCTAGTGGTCAGGTGTCTACTACTGAAGTTGCTAAATCTATGAAATGtgatat TTGTGGAAAACTGTTTAAATCTAACTTGGAAGTCGAATTCCATGCAACAAAGTCCGGACATGATAGATTCTCTGAAAGCacggaagaaaagaaacctcttacggaagaagaaaagaaggaacaaTTACGAATTCTAACAGAGAAGTTAAAACAGAAAAACAAGGAGCGAGAGGAGCAGGAAAAGAAAGATGCAcaagaaagggaaaagaatagaataagaTCAGGGAAAGAGATGGCTCAGGCTAGAAGAAA GTTAGAGGAGTTAGAAATGAGAAAGTTGTTAGAGGAGAGGAAAcgtgaaaaagaagaagagaaattaGCACGTCAAAAAGTTAAAGAACAAATTGAAGCTGATAAAGCTGCTAGACGTGCCAAAGCTAATGCCAAAAGAGCATTAACAGAATCTCCACCTACACCGTCATCCTCTACTAGTACTTATAGAAAGGAATATAATGATACTAGATTGCAG ATTAGGCTTACTAATGGACAAACATTAACGCAAAGCTTTGGAAGTAAGGAGAAGTTATCTGCTGTGAGATTgtttatagaaattaatagaaCAGATCCATCTGGTCCATTTAATTTAATGACAGCTTTCccaaagaaaattttcatgGAAGATGATTATGAAGCTCCGTTGAATGCTTTAGGTATGGTGGAatttataatatgtaatacaatattacTAGTATGTAATAGTATAGTATTAAGATCTTCTGAATTGGCTATGATTTTCTTATAA
- the LOC126868030 gene encoding UBX domain-containing protein 1 isoform X2 translates to MSSSDINMLVDMGFSISKAEKALEITGNKGVVPAMEWLLAHSNDAEPSPDPPTAESATLSNLQTSIHEDTADASGQVSTTEVAKSMKCDICGKLFKSNLEVEFHATKSGHDRFSESTEEKKPLTEEEKKEQLRILTEKLKQKNKEREEQEKKDAQEREKNRIRSGKEMAQARRKLEELEMRKLLEERKREKEEEKLARQKVKEQIEADKAARRAKANAKRALTESPPTPSSSTSTYRKEYNDTRLQIRLTNGQTLTQSFGSKEKLSAVRLFIEINRTDPSGPFNLMTAFPKKIFMEDDYEAPLNALGLTPSAVLIVQKKVE, encoded by the exons ATGTCGTCGAGTGATATAAATATGTTAGTCGATATGGGCTTTAGCATATCTAAAGC AGAAAaagctttagaaattactGGAAACAAAGGTGTTGTTCCGGCAATGGAATG gcTCTTGGCTCATTCAAATGATGCTGAACCATCACCTGACCCACCTACTGCTGAAAGTGCAACGCTGTCTAATCTTCAAACATCAATCCATGAAGATACTGCCGATGCTAGTGGTCAGGTGTCTACTACTGAAGTTGCTAAATCTATGAAATGtgatat TTGTGGAAAACTGTTTAAATCTAACTTGGAAGTCGAATTCCATGCAACAAAGTCCGGACATGATAGATTCTCTGAAAGCacggaagaaaagaaacctcttacggaagaagaaaagaaggaacaaTTACGAATTCTAACAGAGAAGTTAAAACAGAAAAACAAGGAGCGAGAGGAGCAGGAAAAGAAAGATGCAcaagaaagggaaaagaatagaataagaTCAGGGAAAGAGATGGCTCAGGCTAGAAGAAA GTTAGAGGAGTTAGAAATGAGAAAGTTGTTAGAGGAGAGGAAAcgtgaaaaagaagaagagaaattaGCACGTCAAAAAGTTAAAGAACAAATTGAAGCTGATAAAGCTGCTAGACGTGCCAAAGCTAATGCCAAAAGAGCATTAACAGAATCTCCACCTACACCGTCATCCTCTACTAGTACTTATAGAAAGGAATATAATGATACTAGATTGCAG ATTAGGCTTACTAATGGACAAACATTAACGCAAAGCTTTGGAAGTAAGGAGAAGTTATCTGCTGTGAGATTgtttatagaaattaatagaaCAGATCCATCTGGTCCATTTAATTTAATGACAGCTTTCccaaagaaaattttcatgGAAGATGATTATGAAGCTCCGTTGAATGCTTTAG GCCTGACACCATCTGCAGTTTTAATTGTTCAGAAAAAAGTAGAATGA
- the LOC126868033 gene encoding ribonuclease Oy isoform X1, giving the protein MFSCKIIVSVLFLFFIAKTNSDENYLKATTGSNDFDVLIFTQHWPQTVCYTWKENQASHTCSLPTKHDEWTIHGIWPSQYHKIGPQFCNKSMPFNPSALKSIETELQEKWIDIENGKTSYSLWKHEWDKHGTCAATVEHLNSEVKYFKEGLNLLTKYDMKNVLAQENIIPGQTYNTSDILNAIERILGKRGSLICIKSKDTGESYIFEIRICFDKMLQLINCDETYEYPTNCDLSGYVTYPDKLPQGHNVAQKLQIQNVLKYCLFINFWRIFYNRIVS; this is encoded by the exons atgtttaGTTGCAAGATAATTGTTAgtgttttatttttgttttttatcgCTAAAACAAATAG TGATGAGAACTATTTGAAGGCCACAACAGGATCAAATGACTTCgatgttttaatttttacacAACATTGGCCTCAAACTGTTTGTTATACTTGGAAGGAAAACCAGGCATCGCACACGTGTTCATTACCGACAAAACATGATGAGTGGACAATTCATGGCATTTGGCCTTCTCAATACCATAAAATCGGTCCACAGTTTTGTAATAAATCGATGCCTTTTAACCCTTCAGCTTTAAAATCAATAGAAACAGAATTACAAGAAAAATGGATAGAtatagaaaatggaaaaacatCTTACTCCCTTTGGAAACATGAATGGGACAAACACGGTACTTGCGCGGCAACCGTGGAACATCTAAATAGTGAGGTCAAGTATTTCAAGGAAGGTCTGAATTTATTAACAAAGTATGATATGAAAAATGTATTGGCACAAGAAAATATCATACCTGGACAAACATATAACACGAGCGATATTTTGAATGCTATTGAACGAATATTAGGTAAACGAGGCTCATTAATCTGCATAAAAAGCAAg gaCACTGGAGAATCATACATATTTGAAATACGAATATGTTTTGACAAGATGTTACAATTAATTAACTGTGATGAAACTTATGAATATCCTACGAACTGTGATCTTTCTGGATATGTAACATATCCTGATAAACTGCCACAAGGACACAACGTAGCACAG AAATTACAAATACAGAATGTTTTGAAATACTgcctttttataaatttttggagaatattttacaatcgTATAGTATCTTAA
- the LOC126868033 gene encoding ribonuclease Oy isoform X2 yields the protein MKNNCSDENYLKATTGSNDFDVLIFTQHWPQTVCYTWKENQASHTCSLPTKHDEWTIHGIWPSQYHKIGPQFCNKSMPFNPSALKSIETELQEKWIDIENGKTSYSLWKHEWDKHGTCAATVEHLNSEVKYFKEGLNLLTKYDMKNVLAQENIIPGQTYNTSDILNAIERILGKRGSLICIKSKDTGESYIFEIRICFDKMLQLINCDETYEYPTNCDLSGYVTYPDKLPQGHNVAQKLQIQNVLKYCLFINFWRIFYNRIVS from the exons atgaaaaataattgcag TGATGAGAACTATTTGAAGGCCACAACAGGATCAAATGACTTCgatgttttaatttttacacAACATTGGCCTCAAACTGTTTGTTATACTTGGAAGGAAAACCAGGCATCGCACACGTGTTCATTACCGACAAAACATGATGAGTGGACAATTCATGGCATTTGGCCTTCTCAATACCATAAAATCGGTCCACAGTTTTGTAATAAATCGATGCCTTTTAACCCTTCAGCTTTAAAATCAATAGAAACAGAATTACAAGAAAAATGGATAGAtatagaaaatggaaaaacatCTTACTCCCTTTGGAAACATGAATGGGACAAACACGGTACTTGCGCGGCAACCGTGGAACATCTAAATAGTGAGGTCAAGTATTTCAAGGAAGGTCTGAATTTATTAACAAAGTATGATATGAAAAATGTATTGGCACAAGAAAATATCATACCTGGACAAACATATAACACGAGCGATATTTTGAATGCTATTGAACGAATATTAGGTAAACGAGGCTCATTAATCTGCATAAAAAGCAAg gaCACTGGAGAATCATACATATTTGAAATACGAATATGTTTTGACAAGATGTTACAATTAATTAACTGTGATGAAACTTATGAATATCCTACGAACTGTGATCTTTCTGGATATGTAACATATCCTGATAAACTGCCACAAGGACACAACGTAGCACAG AAATTACAAATACAGAATGTTTTGAAATACTgcctttttataaatttttggagaatattttacaatcgTATAGTATCTTAA
- the LOC126868024 gene encoding beta-1,4-mannosyltransferase egh isoform X1, with product MYTIVVDEIMLNSVTKHILHCCLLLVVIIIFELITGGLSWNNNKKETFDPWIEYGFLGALILYILRTLTFLSFPQVLFNFVGLMIYNAFPDKVVLKGSPLLAPFICIRIVTRGDYPQLVRANVIRNLNRCLETGLENFQIEVVSDKPIGLNPHRRIREVVVPPNYRTSSGALFKARALQYCLENSVNELADNDWIVHLDEETLLTENSVRGILNFVLDGKHQFGQGLITYANEDVVNWITTLADSFRVADDMGKLRLQFTMFHKPFFSMKGSYVVTQMGAERQVSFNNGLDGSVAEDCFFAMKAFTQGYTFNFVDGEMWEKSPFTLWDFVQQRKRWLQGILLVVHSKAIPLNKKLLLGISCYSWVTLPLSTSNIVLAGIYPITCPPFIDFLCAFIGAVNIYMYVFGVVKSFSLYRFGIARFILCICGALSTIPFNLIIENVAVIWGLFGTKHKFYVVNKEYKPPVTV from the exons ATGTATACGATCGTGGTTGACG aaataATGTTGAACAGTGTAACAAAACATATTTTACACTGTTGTTTACTACTTGTTGTTATAATCATATTTGAATTGATTACCGGAGGACTTAGttggaataataataaaaaggaaacattTGATCCATGGATTGAATATGGATTTCTTGGCGcacttatattatatatccTGCGAACACTTacatttctttcctttccgcAAGTTTTATTTAACTTTGTAGGACTAATGATATACAATGCATTCCCAGATAAAGTTGTTTTAAAAGGTTCGCCATTACTTGCACCATTTATTTGTATTAGAATAGTAACACGTGGAGATTATCCACAATTAGTGAGAGCGAATGTAATAAGGAATTTAAACAGATGTCTAGAAACTGGTTTAGAAAACTTTCAAATTGAAGTAGTTAGTGATAAGCCAATTGGATTAAACCCTCATAGAAGAATCAGAGAGGTCGTTGTGCCACCAAACTATCGTACAAGTAGTGGTGCTTTGTTCAAAGCCCGTGCTTTACAATATTGCTTAGAAAATTCAGTCAATGAGTTAGCAGATAACGATTGGATTGTACATCTTGATGAAGAAACTTTACTGACTGAAAATTCTGTTCGTGGGATACTGAATTTTGTACTGGATGGAAAACATCAATTTGGTCAAGGGTTAATAACATATGCAAATGAAGATGTTGTTAATTGGATTACTACCTTAGCAGACAGTTTTAGAGTAGCAGATGACATGGGAAAGTTACGATTACAATTTACAATGTTTCATAAACCTTTCTTTAGTATGAAAGGTTCTTATGTTGTTACTCAA atGGGTGCAGAAAGACAAGTTTCCTTCAACAATGGACTAGATGGATCTGTTGCAGAAGATTGTTTTTTTGCAATGAAAGCATTCACCCAAGGGTATACATTTAATTTTGTGGATGGTGAAATGTGGGAAAAGTCACCATTTACATTATGGGACTTTGTACAACAAAGAAAGAGATGGTTACAAGGTATATTACTTGTTGTACATTCCAAAGCTATTCCATTAAATAAAAAGCTGCTTCTAGGCATATCTTGTTACTCGTGGGTAACACTGCCGCTTTCTACTTCGAATATTGTATTAGCTGGAATTTATCCCATTACTTGCCCACCATTTATAGATTTTCTATGTGCTTTTATTGGTGcggtaaatatttatatgtatgttttTGGTGTAGTTAAATCATTTTCTTTATACCGATTTGGTATTGCTCGATTTATACTATGTATATGTGGGGCATTATCAACAATTCCTTTTAATTTGATCATAGAAAATGTTGCCGTTATATGGGGTTTGTTCGGAAcaaaacataaattttatgTAGTTAACAAAGAGTACAAACCACCAGTGACAGTATAA
- the LOC126868024 gene encoding beta-1,4-mannosyltransferase egh isoform X2, producing MLNSVTKHILHCCLLLVVIIIFELITGGLSWNNNKKETFDPWIEYGFLGALILYILRTLTFLSFPQVLFNFVGLMIYNAFPDKVVLKGSPLLAPFICIRIVTRGDYPQLVRANVIRNLNRCLETGLENFQIEVVSDKPIGLNPHRRIREVVVPPNYRTSSGALFKARALQYCLENSVNELADNDWIVHLDEETLLTENSVRGILNFVLDGKHQFGQGLITYANEDVVNWITTLADSFRVADDMGKLRLQFTMFHKPFFSMKGSYVVTQMGAERQVSFNNGLDGSVAEDCFFAMKAFTQGYTFNFVDGEMWEKSPFTLWDFVQQRKRWLQGILLVVHSKAIPLNKKLLLGISCYSWVTLPLSTSNIVLAGIYPITCPPFIDFLCAFIGAVNIYMYVFGVVKSFSLYRFGIARFILCICGALSTIPFNLIIENVAVIWGLFGTKHKFYVVNKEYKPPVTV from the exons ATGTTGAACAGTGTAACAAAACATATTTTACACTGTTGTTTACTACTTGTTGTTATAATCATATTTGAATTGATTACCGGAGGACTTAGttggaataataataaaaaggaaacattTGATCCATGGATTGAATATGGATTTCTTGGCGcacttatattatatatccTGCGAACACTTacatttctttcctttccgcAAGTTTTATTTAACTTTGTAGGACTAATGATATACAATGCATTCCCAGATAAAGTTGTTTTAAAAGGTTCGCCATTACTTGCACCATTTATTTGTATTAGAATAGTAACACGTGGAGATTATCCACAATTAGTGAGAGCGAATGTAATAAGGAATTTAAACAGATGTCTAGAAACTGGTTTAGAAAACTTTCAAATTGAAGTAGTTAGTGATAAGCCAATTGGATTAAACCCTCATAGAAGAATCAGAGAGGTCGTTGTGCCACCAAACTATCGTACAAGTAGTGGTGCTTTGTTCAAAGCCCGTGCTTTACAATATTGCTTAGAAAATTCAGTCAATGAGTTAGCAGATAACGATTGGATTGTACATCTTGATGAAGAAACTTTACTGACTGAAAATTCTGTTCGTGGGATACTGAATTTTGTACTGGATGGAAAACATCAATTTGGTCAAGGGTTAATAACATATGCAAATGAAGATGTTGTTAATTGGATTACTACCTTAGCAGACAGTTTTAGAGTAGCAGATGACATGGGAAAGTTACGATTACAATTTACAATGTTTCATAAACCTTTCTTTAGTATGAAAGGTTCTTATGTTGTTACTCAA atGGGTGCAGAAAGACAAGTTTCCTTCAACAATGGACTAGATGGATCTGTTGCAGAAGATTGTTTTTTTGCAATGAAAGCATTCACCCAAGGGTATACATTTAATTTTGTGGATGGTGAAATGTGGGAAAAGTCACCATTTACATTATGGGACTTTGTACAACAAAGAAAGAGATGGTTACAAGGTATATTACTTGTTGTACATTCCAAAGCTATTCCATTAAATAAAAAGCTGCTTCTAGGCATATCTTGTTACTCGTGGGTAACACTGCCGCTTTCTACTTCGAATATTGTATTAGCTGGAATTTATCCCATTACTTGCCCACCATTTATAGATTTTCTATGTGCTTTTATTGGTGcggtaaatatttatatgtatgttttTGGTGTAGTTAAATCATTTTCTTTATACCGATTTGGTATTGCTCGATTTATACTATGTATATGTGGGGCATTATCAACAATTCCTTTTAATTTGATCATAGAAAATGTTGCCGTTATATGGGGTTTGTTCGGAAcaaaacataaattttatgTAGTTAACAAAGAGTACAAACCACCAGTGACAGTATAA
- the LOC126868018 gene encoding uncharacterized protein LOC126868018 → MAKSHVTNKAPRKEGFKRSGHSMNPERPTEGLKGVAKVRTKATIKRLQMYRNQKPKRDRKGHIISPAPFQGWKPSGTMSRVEPSQRWFGNSRVISQNALQKFQSELGKAMKDPYNVIMKSTQLPITLLQQKAANARVHLLDTESFESVFGPKKVRKRPNLSLSSYDELQKLAEEKQETYNLEKDSKDVDLVRPDTGIKEAQRDWVMSAGQSKRIWNELYKVIDSSDVILQVLDARDPLGTRSPPIEKYLRTEKPHKHLMFILNKVDLVPTWVTQRWVAILSAEYPTVAFHASMTHPFGKGSLINLLRQFAKLHIDKKQISVGFIGYPNTGKSSIINTLRSKKVCSVAPIAGETKVWQYITLMRRIYLIDCPGVVYPSAETDTEKVLKGVVRVELVQNPEDYISEVLLRVKKDYIRKTYKIMEWDDHIDFLEKFARRSGKLLKKGEPDITIVSRMVLNDWQRGKLPFYVPPPDFEEPLTKTTNEIPVENNNSEKENVDMDKTEDTSNKDLPKLELSVIQDFRKIRVGLPYSGDDIKNDLYIEPNASNENDLTEETDSVVSDLNNDNINETQNDENIQSGETSVGNEEIVESNQNLKNGNETELNEENSDDEIHLPLEKDTLLQSVYDEVEKEYDSSDTEMLNTNTSSSGVFKVSSASSKMESPIEKEKKLTSKQRRAMERASKRKKVGSNFYEVTNVKNKNRNRKIPKVKRK, encoded by the coding sequence ATGGCGAAGTCACATGTAACAAACAAAGCGCCTCGAAAAGAGGGATTTAAACGTTCTGGGCACAGCATGAATCCTGAACGACCTACAGAAGGATTAAAAGGTGTAGCGAAGGTCCGAACAAAAGCAACAATTAAAAGGTTACAAATGTACCGTAATCAAAAACCAAAGCGTGATCGTAAAGGACATATCATTAGTCCAGCTCCATTCCAAGGATGGAAGCCATCTGGTACTATGTCTCGTGTAGAACCTTCGCAGAGATGGTTTGGCAATTCAAGAGTTATTTCTCAAAATGctttacaaaaatttcaatctGAATTAGGGAAAGCAATGAAAGATCCTTACAATGTAATTATGAAGTCTACGCAATTGCCGATAACATTACTTCAACAGAAGGCTGCAAATGCAAGAGTGCATTTATTAGATACAGAAAGTTTTGAAAGCGTTTTTGGTCCAAAGAAAGTACGAAAAAGACCAAATTTATCACTATCATCATATGATGAACTACAAAAATTAGCAGAAGAAAAGCAAGAAACGTACAATTTAGAAAAGGATTCTAAGGATGTTGATCTTGTACGTCCAGATACAGGTATTAAAGAAGCTCAAAGAGACTGGGTTATGTCTGCAGGACAAAGCAAGAGAATTTGGAATGAATTGTACAAAGTTATAGATTCTTCTGATGTTATTTTACAAGTATTGGATGCCAGGGATCCTTTAGGAACTAGATCACCAccaatagaaaaatatctcAGAACAGAAAAACCTCATAAGCatttaatgtttattttaaacaaaGTAGATCTTGTTCCAACTTGGGTAACACAAAGATGGGTTGCAATATTAAGTGCAGAATATCCAACAGTAGCCTTTCATGCTTCTATGACGCATCCATTTGGTAAAGGTTCTTTGATTAATTTGTTACGTCAGTTTGCAAAGCTACATATTGATAAGAAACAAATCAGTGTAGGTTTTATAGGGTATCCTAATACAGGTAAAAGTTCAATTATAAATACCTTAAGATCAAAGAAAGTATGTAGTGTTGCACCAATAGCAGGAGAGACAAAAGTATGGCAATATATTACTTTAATGCGACGTATTTACTTGATAGATTGTCCAGGCGTAGTTTATCCATCAGCAGAAACTGACACAGAAAAAGTATTGAAAGGCGTAGTAAGAGTAGAACTTGTTCAAAATCCTGAAGATTACATTTCAGAAGTATTATTACGAGTAAAAAAAGACTATATACGTAAGACATATAAAATTATGGAATGGGATGATCACATTGATTTTCTGGAGAAGTTTGCACGTAGAAgtggtaaattattaaagaaagGCGAACCAGATATCACTATCGTCTCACGAATGGTTTTGAACGATTGGCAACGTGGTAAATTACCGTTTTATGTTCCGCCACCTGATTTTGAAGAACCATTGACAAAGACAACAAATGAAATTCCTGTTGAAAATAACAATTCTGAAAAAGAGAATGTTGATATGGATAAAACTGAGGATACATCAAATAAAGATCTACCAAAACTTGAGTTATCTGTAATACAagattttcgaaaaattagGGTTGGTTTACCATATTCAGGTGATGATATCAAAAATGACCTATACATTGAACCCAATGCATCTAATGAAAACGATCTGACAGAAGAAACTGATTCAGTTGTATCTGATTTGAATAATGACAACATCAATGAAACTCAAAATGATGAAAATATACAATCTGGAGAAACATCAgtaggaaatgaagaaattgttgaatccaatcaaaatttaaaaaatggaaatgAAACAGAATTAAATGAAGAAAATTCTGATGATGAAATTCATTTGCCATTAGAAAAAGATACTTTATTGCAAAGTGTGTATGATGAGGTAGAAAAGGAATATGATTCTAGTGATACTGAAAtgttaaatacaaatacatCAAGTAGTGGAGTATTTAAAGTTTCTTCAGCGTCTTCTAAGATGGAATCGccaatagaaaaagaaaaaaagttaACAAGCAAACAACGACGAGCCATGGAAAGAGctagtaaaagaaagaaagttggtagtaatttttatgaagttacaaatgtaaaaaataaaaatagaaacagaaaaataCCTAAAGTTAAACGTAAATAA